The Candidatus Flexicrinis proximus genomic interval AATGCGCGAGTGTGGATATTGCCTGAACACTGGCGTCTCTGAGATCTGCGCCAGCGGCGATAGACTGCATCTGCTGAATGTCTCCCAGCACGAATGAACTTCGAATGCTGTTGCTCGCGTCGGCACTCACATGACGGCCAAACCCCTTGGCGACCGCAAAAAAGCCCGGGTTCCGTTCGATCGCGCCCCAGACTAGAACCGCCAACTGCCCACCCGGCGCAAGGACACGATACATTTCTCTCAGATTCGCGACACGATCCTCGAAGAACATGAAGCCAAACAGGCATGTCACGATCTCGAAAGATTCATCCAGAAACGGCAGGTGAGATGCGTCTCCCAATTGCCAGTCAATAGCAGTATCAGGCCGTTTTGCCTGAGCAATCGCTAGCATTTCGGGGCTGAGATCGTAACCGACAACCTGTCCCGGGTATCCACAGCGTTCAGCGAGAAGATGAGTTGCAGCGCCGGTTCCACATGCAATGTCCAGAATTCGTTGGTCGTGCTTCATCTCCAGAAAATCGATCAGTCGGGTTGCCCATCTACGCATGGCAGCAGGAACGAAGACTTGCTCGTATATTTCCGGGAGTGTGCCGGTCACTTTCCACATCACGCTCTCGTTCATGCGACCTCCATCCGATTTGTAGATGCCGTTTCAAGAGTTAGGGGAAAAGCCGGCTTCAAGAGTCCCG includes:
- a CDS encoding methyltransferase domain-containing protein, giving the protein MNESVMWKVTGTLPEIYEQVFVPAAMRRWATRLIDFLEMKHDQRILDIACGTGAATHLLAERCGYPGQVVGYDLSPEMLAIAQAKRPDTAIDWQLGDASHLPFLDESFEIVTCLFGFMFFEDRVANLREMYRVLAPGGQLAVLVWGAIERNPGFFAVAKGFGRHVSADASNSIRSSFVLGDIQQMQSIAAGADLRDASVQAISTLAHFPSVEFLVHGYGAMLQAEIDEATHSRLLNDIAVMLQAYLVPGGLVFPMEAILLHMRK